From the genome of Oncorhynchus clarkii lewisi isolate Uvic-CL-2024 chromosome 11, UVic_Ocla_1.0, whole genome shotgun sequence, one region includes:
- the LOC139420223 gene encoding thioredoxin domain-containing protein 6-like: protein MSRKKDVQIQIEISSEEQWEEALSGPGLLVIEVYQRWCGPCKAVQNIFRKLRSEYGDDLLRLAVGEASSLLELSSLKGKCQPVFLFYSGGTLVSIVRGVNGPLLQKTMLELVDQEKKKQELGSKYVPEVHELFLEDNHQARKKPPTTQNADIEIGDHGTYHVVIIKPDAVVGGQVEGIIQKALDAGFSIVAEEERVLDEEQIHAFYKEKAKETAFVKAMSSGPVHALILSKGDEVGEGESHSLTAIIDPEHAELIQPKKRSKVVQDVDLGMSESSTEVASRQLAYFFPTFDFSLEMHAGSNARIEKTLALIRPSLLREKKDEILKTIHDSGFQIAMQREVTLTEDQAKEFYKEHEGTDFFPCLINHMTSGPVLALALTRDDAIQHWRGLLGPKVLDEAKERFPESLRAQFAIDNVTINQIHGSSTPEEAQRDLNRFFPTEHTLAVIKPDSTQEHKDTIMNQIKEAGFSISQVKETKLTREMAEEFYKDHKGKDFFNNLVDYMSQGPSIMMILSKENAIAEWREMMGPADPEQAMQVKPDSLRAQFAKSILENAVHGSSNVQHAMDNIKFIFGDIP from the exons ATGTCAAGGAAAAAGGACGTCCAAATTCAA ATTGAAATATCTTCTGAAGAACAATGGGAGGAAGCATTGTCAGGCCCAGGACTTCTTG TAATAGAAGTCTACCAGAGATGGTGTGGGCCATGCAAGGCTGTGCAGAACATCTTCAGAAAATTGAGGAGTGAATATGGAGATGACCTGTTGCGCTTAGCTGTG GGGGAGGCCAGCAGTTTACTTGAGTTAAGTTCACTTAAAGGGAAATGTCAACCAGTCTTCCTTTTCTACTCT GGTGGTACATTGGTGTCAATAGTAAGAGGAGTCAATGGACCTCTTCTACAAAAAACTATGTTGGAACTGGTGGATCAAGAGAAGAAGAAGCAAGAACTGGGCTCAAAATATGTACCTGAA GTCCACGAGCTTTTCTTAGAGGACAATCATCAAGCAAGAAAAAAGCCTCCGACGACCCAAAATGCCGACATAGAAATTGGCG ATCATGGAACATACCATGTGGTCATCATAAAGCCAGATGCTGTAGTAGGAGGTCAAGTGGAAGGAATCATACAAAAA GCTTTAGATGCTGGTTTTTCAATTGTtgcggaggaggagagggtgttgGATGAAGAGCAAATTCATGCTTTTTATAAGGAGAAAGCCAAAGAG acAGCGTTTGTGAAGGCCATGTCTAGTGGGCCTGTCCACGCCTTGATTCTGTCTAAGGGAGACGAGGTGGGTGAAGGAGAGTCTCATTCATTGACAGCCATCATAGATCCTGAACACGCTGAGCTCATCCAACCAAAGAAAAG GTCAAAGGTTGTACAGGACGTGGATCTGGGCATGTCAGAAAGCAGCACTGAGGTGGCTAGCAGGCAACTGGCATACTTCTTTCCCACCTTTGATTTTTCTTTAGAGATGCATGCTGGATCCAATGCAAGGATTGAAAAGACTCTTGCTCTTATTCGTCCAAGTCTTCTCAGGGAGAAAAAAG ATGAGATCTTGAAGACGATCCATGACTCTGGCTTCCAGATAGCAATGCAGAGGGAGGTAACCCTCACAGAGGaccaggccaaagagttctacaAGGAGCATGAGGGCACTGACTTTTTCCCATGTCTAATTAACCATATGACCAG TGGCCCCGTGTTGGCTTTGGCTTTAACTCGAGATGATGCAATCCAACACTGGAGAGGTTTACTGGGTCCAAAAGTCTTGGATGAGGCCAAAGAAAGATTCCCTGAAAG TCTGCGAGCCCAGTTTGCAATCGACAATGTGACCATCAACCAGATTCATGGCAGCTCTACTCCCGAGGAGGCTCAGAGAGATCTCAACCGCTTTTTCCCCACAGAGCACACACTGGCCGTGATCAAACCTGACTCTACACAAGAACACAAAG ATACCATTATGAATCAAATTAAAGAGGCTGGGTTTAGTATTTCACAAGTGAAAGAAACCAAACTGACACGAGAGATGGCAGAGGAATTCTACAAAGATCACAAAGGGAAGGACTTCTTTAATAACCTGGTTGACTACATGTCACA AGGTCCATCTATCATGATGATCCTGAGCAAAGAAAACGCTATCGCAGAATGGAGAGAGATGATGGGGCCTGCCGATCCTGAACAGGCCATGCAAGTCAAACCCGACTCTCTACGTGCACAGTTTGCCAAAAGCATCTTGGAGAACGCCGTGCACGGCTCGTCCAATGTCCAGCACGCCATGGACAATATCAAGTTCATTTTTGGGGATATACC ATAG
- the LOC139420224 gene encoding gamma-glutamyl hydrolase-like → MSNFALLFCFAFSILSSSCTVPKKRNDMPIIGVLAQEVDSPQPQKASYIAASYVKFLESAGARVVLINQTLEEYKTLFNSINGILYPGGDASIVSSGYANAARIFYELAIEANSRGDYFPVWGTCLGFEELTYLTSGQQLLSKTNTSGVMLPLVFTNGSRESKLFKGFPAEVLDALASEPITENSHELSLTLESYNNNTDLRKFYKVLTTNSDGKTEFVSTMEAYGFPIYGTQWHPEKNAFEWTRPYIPHSPSAVKTTFFLADFVVNEARKNFHKFEDEEVEKRALIYNYNPVYTGNIFGFEQTYYF, encoded by the exons ATGAGCAATTTCGCCCTACTGTTTTGTTTCGCCTTTTCAATTTTGTCCTCCTCGTGCACAGTGCCGAAGAAGAGGAACGACATGCCGATAATCG GTGTCTTGGCTCAGGAGGTAGACTCACCTCAACCACAGAAGGCCTCTTATATAGCTGCATCGTATGTCAAGTTCCTGGAGTCTGCAGGAGCTAGAGTCGTCCT GATAAATCAGACACTGGAAGAGTACAAAACACTGTTTAACTCCATTAATGG AATACTCTATCCTGGTGGTGATGCTAGCATCGTTTCATCTGGGTATGCGAACGCTGCTAGAATCTTTTACGAGCTTGCCATAGAG GCCAACTCGAGGGGGGACTATTTCCCTGTATGGGGTACCTGTCTTGGATTTGAGGAATTGACATACCTCACCAGCGGACAGCAGCTTCTATCCAAAACCAATACCAGTGGTGTGATGTTGCCACTGGTTTTCACTAACG GATCCAGAGAGAGTAAGCTGTTCAAGGGCTTTCCAGCAGAGGTCCTGGATGCCTTGGCCTCTGAGCCAATCACTGAAAACTCTCATGAATTGAGTCTCACTCTGGAG AGTTATAACAACAATACAGACCTTAGGAAGTTCTACAAAGTCTTGACTACAAACAGTGATGGGAAAACAGAGTTTGTGTCAACTATGGAAG CATACGGTTTCCCCATCTATGGAACCCAGTGGCACCCTGAAAAGAATGCATTTGAATGGACAAGGCCGTACATTCCACACTCGCCATCGGCTGTTAAGACCACTTTCTTTTTGGCTGATTTCGTGGTCAATGAAG CTAGAAAGAATTTTCACAAATTTGAGGATgaagaggtggagaagagagcaCTGATATACAACTACAATCCTGTGTACACTGGAAACATTTTTGGCTTTGAACAAACATATTACTTTTGA